DNA from Aphis gossypii isolate Hap1 chromosome 3, ASM2018417v2, whole genome shotgun sequence:
ctaatataataatgtgtcgAACACTGTattcaatacattaatatttaatatcatcaatatttGCATTTTGTTAAAGGCGAatggttgaatatttttttttcggatttatattgtacgtttgtatttgtttagtattgtgtattattaaaaattcaaataaaaaactttgttgattatttttacaagataataatagtggtgatatgtatattatagtataatattattttgatgttttaataaatcatttctgAGTTCATAGAACGTTGTACATTATGATTGATGAAGAACGTCGGCTATTGTTTTCACctgaacatttattattatgggtaATCATTTGTCATTATTGATCAATAATGTTCTCATCGTTCAATACATTATCACTGCTATCTTCATCTTTGTTTGGATTCTCTAATTCTTCTGTGTTATCGTTGTTTTCATTTGATGGTTGTTTCttctgaaaaaatttaaatcgtacGACATTATTACGCTTTAATACCTACAGTTATGTGGAATTGCAGACTCATAGAATTTTGcatgaaatgtatttaaaaaaaattgtatttagcaTACTTAACTATtctattatgtatctatactttagttaaagataaaaatcgATAAGGTTTATAACCATAATTGTGCATAGTAATAATTTCTGTCAATGGTTAGTTTTCTTTAATACGAaccaaaaaatacaatgtattaaaatgttgtttgaGTACtggtggtatataatattttaagcatagaaattatcaatttaatttttttaaataaacatatataaaataaacttttatggtAACTAAAAATGATGGAACTCAAATGTTTGATGAacgaaatttgatttaaaacaaacaaataacaactactttatttcataaactatagttacgtattaatataatgtaataaaacagctataacatttatataattttttctcattattattattatttttttttaatattcattaaacaaaatatacaatttttaataagtaataacagtttcaataaatataatatttgagcaaagaaaaaagaatataCAGAGCATGAAAACTTGAGGAGAGTAACTACCTATAGCAGTAATACACGAATGCAATAGAGATTTGActattttacataggtacatactcgtatacgcattattattattactttttttatataatataattcaattttcaaaagagTGATTTTGGAAAGAACCAAACAACGTTTGGTGAAATGTTGTAGGTACAGAAGTATTCGTGTAATTTACTTTTCCTCTGTCAtacgaaatttaaatattatttgatctaCATGCGAATATACTCACGAGCATATCAATGAGTTCCATGAATTCCTTTTCAGCTTCTTGAACCATTCGGATTTCAGCTTCGGCCAACTGAACGTGTTTATCCTTTGTTGTAGTGGCGTCAACTTTTGCCGATGTTTTTGTCTTTAATTTTAGTTCACGTTGTTTTGCCTCTATGATTTTTTCTCGTCTCGTTTCCCGATCGAACATCTGTCAATAAATTGTAGAATATttagaatacaaaaataaattatcactaattagtaattcCAGAATGTATTCTCAGACGTGTCTCGATCATACAATACATATCAttagttttgatttaataaggatatattctaattttttattattaacctgtgactagtataatagtattaatacatttagccAAGCTTACAgaaaaatttgcaaataaaatgttttttttttttacaaatatttttagttgagtACAAGCATCTCGGTCGTTAATAACAATGCTCACCGCCGTCAGTAAAGCTTTGTCATTTTTTCCGGCGGTGACGAACCAATCGTTCATTTTGATCACGTATGTCTTTCCACAGTCGTCGCCTACGGCTAACATAGCACCACCTTCGTGACATCGAATACAATTCAATCCTTCGTCAGCCACCTATCAACAGAATATACGGGTACGAAAAAGAAAAGCGAGATCACatagaattgtattttatcgtaGTGACATTATTTCTATCGGTAGTTGAAAAGGTTACATTCAATTTGGTTCTtatgtctaaaaataataaaatacaatttttacaggatacaaacataatataaatttcaggTCCTATGATGTATCTTTTATGTAGAATACatcaataatgaaattttaacgCACAAGtccaataagttataaataacaatgtgatacatacaataataataatataaagattttagaattaagtggaaaaatatattattcattcagATATgatgttgaatattttatagtaaagttTATTCGAATTGggttaagttaaaatgtttaaaagttttcaccaattgatttcaaaaacaataactatttcaaataataataattctaaccTGCAAGAACCAATTCTAGGACATATCTTAGGAAATAAtccagataaaaattaaaagttcagAAACCAATTAGGGAGTACTGATCGAAAATACCTTAACGGTGAGTATTGGTTCCTTTTGCTTCTGTAAGATGTCCCAACCGTCCATGCAACCATCAGCTCTAGTCGTATAGAAAACCGATGGCTTCGATTCGCTCCATGCACCGCCAGTTAGTTTTACGTCATGATGtctgcaaaataataataattaattattcttactCGAAATATTtagtctaatatttttattttattttctttataaatatattgttgtttaccTGGCGGACCTCTTAACTTAAGTTTCCAAACGAAATGATTAATGTTCACTTTTttcaacttaatatattagtgtttttttttttaattattaattttgttatacatttttggagaagtaaaaatgtttaagtactCAACTTTATGGTAAAAGCAAATTGGATCTTCTATATTAGTACTTTGAATGGTCAAAGGTAAAAACCTTAATATTCTTTGATAATATTGAAAGACTAAATAAATTACGGAAAAATTGGATTATTTATGTGATACcacttaatgataaaaataaaataaaatttttaatattgttataactcaaaaataaataatttataaataataagtattttcttgacatgataattaatattatgtaataataatattatgaatttttcaaagtttaagttaaatttaaaatttttaaaagtcataatataaattgttcttaaatccattttaaaattttcttgtAATGTATGTAACTGATTACAATAGTTTAAAGTAACAAAAAGTGTAACTGGGTTACGTAATGTTGACACATGTAACCCCgttttatatagaatattcgGAATTGGTAATATAACACGTACTTGGTCCACATTATAGGCGATTCTTTTACGTCTTCCGACCATATTCTCACTTGCCAATCGCCAACGGTCatgaagttttttaaaaatgctggATTCCGCTGTACTGAATATACTGGGCCATAATGACAATTGTATGTGGACGATATTTTCTCAAAAACTGTTTTGCCTTTACGGTTTCCGTTGAACACCAATCCAGTCTCAGTTCCTATCTATGTTTGTGAATACACAGTAAATCAGCATATTTTATAGGAAAATTGcttaaattaagaataataacaaaatataaagataaaatattaaattccaaCCATGAAATTTCCATgagtaaaaatagtatatttaagtaatgaattattaaggAATCATAGTAGActaatgattattgatttttgtatatttcttaaatattttctctcaaatcattaatatgatacaatatttattatcgttgATTCAGgtgattatttttgattacaaaaaatttagcATGTTAGTGCATTTTGACttcttaaaataaaccattataaatttataatattattataattgattgtatcatatgcaaaataaaaatatgtagctacatctataaaataatgaatacatttgtTTATGTAACATCATAGTGGACAAGTAAATATTTgtcgtaatttttaatttattttatacattttaagcatTGACAccgattaatttataaattatttaaatatttgggaGGTATTATTGCTTAAgagagatattttttatatggtcaAGGCCACTGACTTCTGCAGTTCCACCTATACAGGAATGTAGTagcaacattataatttaaattctaaggaTATGAAGGTTTGCGGCTTCTGACTTTCTGATTACTTATTAAACAGaagtttgaattaataattaataacttggacttagaatttgaatatatatatactattcatTGACCTTTTTGGTATGGGAAACCTAgcaattaagttaaaaatcttTGTAATGTATGAACTTGTTTATCTGTAGTCACTAGTCAgcatacaaaaaaatgataaagttGTGCAACGATTATGCTAAAAGTCTAAGCAATTATACAAATAGATGATTTACTAACACCAAGAaagttaacataaataatatgaaaacttcttgttgtatataattatagtataagaaataatttgtttaaaaattatgctaTTAAACAGTTCTTCTATGATCGGTAgtagaaattttattaaaaaaccaaaGACTATTTAATGGAATcagttattttagtattaattgtttttacgtttattgttgcattttaaaaaatttgataaaggTATAGAagaatcaaaaacaaataaaaacaatgttttagcAAACGTTGATTTAAAACTCGATATTCCCGTGACCccaataactaattttatgtttttaattattacaggtaatcatatacagtataacttattgtcttatttaaaaaaaaaaaaaacaaatagtaacTTTGTAAATAACagaatgtacaataatttttgtctGTCAAATgaaatttaccatttttttttctaaagataatatattgttgactaattaattttttagtttaaaaacttgttcaaaaacaaatttgaaagTCTAAACCTTATCTTAAAATCATGATGATCCCCTTTCATCagatgattaattatttctcGTACTATGTAAGGTCTtcgtcaatatttaattataatattttatcagtatATAACAGATGTGGTTGgatattcattattctaaGTTTATattcttgaatatttatttaaagaaaattacaaattcaaaaactatgtAGAATtttgttatctatattatataatattaatcacagTCCTAGTACAATATAACCATGTAATGAACAGGTCAATTTTAAtcgttttgttaaaaatttaattgatataaaaaataaatgataacttAACCAATACTTTATCTTATAGTTATGTTTAACCAATAAATCTCAGTTAAATGTCTTTATTTAGTAGTTATATAATCCCggcctgaaaaataaaaatgcaatttcaATAGGCTGTGAACAGATTACCCacgagtaataaaataataaccatgtattatatagtagttaaccgaattgttattatcaaataaaataaaaaaataattatgcattaatatttattgtttcttttgATTTTTGGTGAATTCGAGGGAGTTAGATTTTTACGTGATTCCGTATAAAGAAAGACAAGGGTGTTATAAATACTGTTGGTAAATTTATCATAGATCaaattatgtcattataaCGTATGTAACATTTTCGATGATTAGGTGTGGaaacttatcataatatatgactataatatatgtaccatAAATCGTATGGGGATCGAGGGATCGTAGTCCATGCAAAAAACTCCGTGAGATCGAGCCCATTTGACCCATTCCGGTTCGTCGACGTTTTCTCCTTTTGATAGATCTAAAATCAAAACTTCAGTGGGTTCTGTGAGTTTTCGGGCGTCCCACCACATAACCTGAGggaaaaacacattattaacttaaatcgTTCGTtagaatgataattatttgtcAGTATGTATCGGATTAAAGGGGAATTAAAACAAACGATTGCATACGGATcgataattttagttaatttttttgtaaaacactctttgaatgaaaaaaataatatttattttacctattatgcatttattttaattgtattgtcattataataaattgtcgttgtatcaattatattaactgtTTCGTAACAAAAAGTAATGAAAAtgctgattataatatattacacgtacgaatacaaataaaacgattcataatattataaaaaagggTACCACAAATAttcagatttaataaatattttgtttattcatgttattaattttatttcgtagaattgtttgtgttatacactttattaaaatttaaatacttaaattaaattatatttaaaaaaaaaaaaggacgACAGGTTCTTAATAGGTCTAATAGCCTTAATCCAAATCTGCCGTCGGTCAACCACAGAAGTACCTATGTAGTACGACTAATTAATCCAGATGGTTGGgttaatatacgtaaaataagatatatgtattttatattcacgTATATTTCTACAGGTATTTTTACTATTggatttacttattaaaatcattaatgttataatatattataatatatttatatggctGCATCCGAATTgcatgtcaaaaaaaaaaaaagaatgatgTCTGTAGACAACCGAATTACGAACATGGTTTTTTGCGACAGAGCCCGAATTGCGTGAGTAAATTTTGAACAGACCATCGGTTTTTAGTGGCCCGCACGAATatcgtatactatataaacctAGTAAATTGGATATACTGTATTATGGGTTTTCTCTGAGTATGATACAagattagaaatataaaatagaattagaCTGGTGGTTAGATATGATTGAAAtttgataagtataatatatgacacaATTATCTATGtaacatttaattgtttgaaattttcaacaattagTTAGCattgataacaaatattgataaaaaaaagctgAGTAATGTGaagtttaaaaatctaaaaagttATAAGAGTGTAGcctataaaatttgtttttaggtaataatttgtttagaaagttggaaaaaaatttgcaTTCAAAACttgtcaatttaatttataaaatgtataaattttaagaatctgactgaaattatttataaaatgtattatcgcATACATATgtttgtacaatgtacatctacttttatttattttaatttaaaatgttttgctgTATGCAGTATATAAATCAGATCAGTTCTACACTATTATTGAATTAGAAATATGTCAtcgtattttatgaaaatcagttatgttaaaatagataaaaaaaataataaatccacGTGCACGCAActcaacttaaataataaatattgcataCAATTTAGGAACGccgatttttatacaaaatatatacgttttagatttcgataatttttctttattattatatcgcagtggcgtatttagaatttattttagggGAGAGATATGACTAACATAGTTTTTCTCCCTCCACTCGAAATATATGaagatactattaatttataattttatacttaatatatattatatgtagggctcggattttaaagtataataatagcaataaaaaaagcacacgactgtttaaaaaagttatgaaaatgaataaaaaaatttatttgaaaaattaatttaaatttaaaaaagaattatttaccTTGTATTTCTCTAGATTTTTAGTAAGAGTGAAACTGACTCTATTGTcctacagaatatttttatacatagaaaacaaACTATCTACATCAGTTGAAGTAACCAGATGTTtcaaattactaaatttaagaacgaaacactaaatcttaaattttaaaacgatcgatatcgatgttataggCATACTCACCGTATAAACACTGCAGTCTATATGTAAatcgataatttatatttttagtatatttaataaacaagccgataacgaaaacgttataatttattatccaaTTTAGtccgcattctgggtttttccATTTCTGATTAAttcatttgttttacaataatataataaacatataaaaaaacccACAGctggataataatttaaaataagtaaaaaaaaagcatttaaataaaaaaataaatagtttatttggaatcagaatgacgtgaaacgaatttatttttaaaaattagatctcaatctcaaatataaaaaaagaagcagattctttaaaatccgagctctaattatatattttaattgtatgtgtataaaccttacaattataatatataacataatattaaataatgaataattgatttatttaccatttataaaataaactgtagccttctaggtttttttttttagctatttcaTCAATATCCAATCTTATGTTGTAATGAACAACAATTgataaatacaacaaatttcATTAGTGAATAGAAAATGTTTACCTCCTTCGTAGAATTTCtcaaatgtgttttttaatctttttatacAAGTTAATTCAGTGatataagctaaaaaaaagGTCAAGTAGGGAGATAATATATCTTCCTCGTCTCCCCCCGTAAATACGCTactgttatattgtatttaaaaactggCACACATCGTTATACAGTATCATTAAAAAGTATGTTTGTTTATATGCGCACCTGACCGTCACTGGAACCGGTGTAGAACTCCGTGCTGGTCTTGGAATGGATCCAGTGGAGACTCCGGACTGGATCCCGGTGACCGTCCCTTATGTTACTGATTGCCACGTAATTCGAACTCTTGCGGATGTCCCAGAAAGCGACTTGGCCGCTCATCAGACCGCCAGCCAAGCACTGTGAGTCTCTATGGTTGAACTCAAGCGTGACGATCGGATGCGGCGACTCGATCGTGAAATAAGGAGTAGTGGAGTCCTCTGAAACAGAGAAGAAAGAAACGTACAAACcacattatcattaaaatcacTATAGTCGTTTTCAAAGAGTCGCCGCTATCTACGCACACACCCAAGTCGAATATGAACGAGTCGGAACTGGCGTCTGGGTCGGTCATCTGGAATCTCATGTCAGCGTAGCTTACCGCAACCAACGTACCCTGGTCGGGTGACCAAGATATGTTTTGTACCGGTCGGGTCGGTTCGCGGGGGTCCGACATCACCGCTACCGTTCGAAAAGACGGTGCCAACGTTTGCATCTTCTGACAGCTCGGGTCGGTAAAGTATGGTTGGTAAATGTCTATCGAATTGTTTTGGTTTATATAGTGTTCGGCGAGCTGAAAAACACGACAATATAGTGTACGATAATAAATCGTATTAAATGTCCGGGCCGAATCATATAGTAGCGGTAAAAcgagtttgaaaattaaaattttgtagaaaattaaagtataaacacagatgattttcttaaaaatttaaattcgattACAGGAGAcaattcactataatattaaagctaataaCACAAAGTCAGTTTTGTAGAACTCAAATCCGTAATATTTTACGTTCGAAAACGTAGGCGAAGTAAAGAATACAATAGTAGATATTTCGTCTTTGGAGACGTGTAGCACGAATGAGTACGACACGACAGAGATGTAGCTAAATTGCCTATTCATAACTCCGtgtaatcataattttgtttttgaaaataatatttacaatattatattagtataatataaattaatattaagtgtcGAATAAATGTTATGTGGTATTTGAGAGCTACTTGggaaatgtattacatatataattagtgtgatttatttatacctattattcatGAAACGGATTTgaaaataggtatgtaattattattaagtaggcACTACTTACTATTGTcggtaaatcatttttattattgttatctataatgtgtaatttttttttagaaatttatactCACACTGGACATTTGCATGACCGCTTGTAAAT
Protein-coding regions in this window:
- the LOC114120029 gene encoding dynein intermediate chain 3, ciliary-like isoform X2; translation: MQMSSLAEHYINQNNSIDIYQPYFTDPSCQKMQTLAPSFRTVAVMSDPREPTRPVQNISWSPDQGTLVAVSYADMRFQMTDPDASSDSFIFDLEDSTTPYFTIESPHPIVTLEFNHRDSQCLAGGLMSGQVAFWDIRKSSNYVAISNIRDGHRDPVRSLHWIHSKTSTEFYTGSSDGQVMWWDARKLTEPTEVLILDLSKGENVDEPEWVKWARSHGVFCMDYDPSIPIRFMIGTETGLVFNGNRKGKTVFEKISSTYNCHYGPVYSVQRNPAFLKNFMTVGDWQVRIWSEDVKESPIMWTKHHDVKLTGGAWSESKPSVFYTTRADGCMDGWDILQKQKEPILTVKVADEGLNCIRCHEGGAMLAVGDDCGKTYVIKMNDWFVTAGKNDKALLTAMFDRETRREKIIEAKQRELKLKTKTSAKVDATTTKDKHVQLAEAEIRMVQEAEKEFMELIDMLKKQPSNENNDNTEELENPNKDEDSSDNVLNDENIIDQ
- the LOC114120029 gene encoding dynein intermediate chain 3, ciliary-like isoform X1, whose product is MNTSYTYSKLRREYGRQCSFVKSGPTVLVNVMPEPGLEEQMWSPENPVDKSTNKGTDWSEHEANTVRVEYAERGIFHTEGGWPKDINLDDPEQVVRFRKKAEKDETYLQAVMQMSSLAEHYINQNNSIDIYQPYFTDPSCQKMQTLAPSFRTVAVMSDPREPTRPVQNISWSPDQGTLVAVSYADMRFQMTDPDASSDSFIFDLEDSTTPYFTIESPHPIVTLEFNHRDSQCLAGGLMSGQVAFWDIRKSSNYVAISNIRDGHRDPVRSLHWIHSKTSTEFYTGSSDGQVMWWDARKLTEPTEVLILDLSKGENVDEPEWVKWARSHGVFCMDYDPSIPIRFMIGTETGLVFNGNRKGKTVFEKISSTYNCHYGPVYSVQRNPAFLKNFMTVGDWQVRIWSEDVKESPIMWTKHHDVKLTGGAWSESKPSVFYTTRADGCMDGWDILQKQKEPILTVKVADEGLNCIRCHEGGAMLAVGDDCGKTYVIKMNDWFVTAGKNDKALLTAMFDRETRREKIIEAKQRELKLKTKTSAKVDATTTKDKHVQLAEAEIRMVQEAEKEFMELIDMLKKQPSNENNDNTEELENPNKDEDSSDNVLNDENIIDQ